From Nicotiana tabacum cultivar K326 chromosome 22, ASM71507v2, whole genome shotgun sequence, one genomic window encodes:
- the LOC107782494 gene encoding uncharacterized protein LOC107782494 — MKEEEEEKQRSGSTHKRIGEVAGGTAAECAMVCCCCPCAVMHFLVLAVYKVPTGLCRKMWRKKKRKRLLRNKKKEDDLWNTMKKNKNEEEEEEEFDGEDDGDYDGVREAADFETEMWDRFYGAGFWRTPSQKEAD; from the coding sequence AtgaaggaggaggaagaagagaaGCAGCGGAGTGGGAGTACTCACAAacggataggggaggtggctggTGGGACGGCGGCGGAGTGTGCGATGGTCTGCTGCTGTTGTCCATGTGCAGTGATGCATTTTCTGGTACTGGCAGTGTACAAAGTTCCGACGGGACTGTGCCGGAAAATGTGGAGGAAGAAGAAGCGAAAGAGGCTTTTGAggaataagaagaaagaggatgatTTATGGAACACgatgaagaaaaataagaacgaggaggaggaggaggaggagtttgacGGTGAAGATGACGGAGACTACGACGGAGTACGAGAAGCCGCCGATTTTGAAACGGAGATGTGGGACCGGTTCTATGGAGCTGGATTTTGGAGGACCCCATCTCAGAAGGAGGCGGATTAA